A genomic region of Zea mays cultivar B73 chromosome 6, Zm-B73-REFERENCE-NAM-5.0, whole genome shotgun sequence contains the following coding sequences:
- the LOC100501424 gene encoding uncharacterized protein LOC100501424 precursor has protein sequence MEARRTGRDLLASFVLAALAAQAFVAVVESRASPAEKASQGDDVKKPDCVPGMDPRSFPGIGSGSHGGGITPVTPSHSHGGSTGTPSHGGGGGGGDLPSPSHGGTTLPSPSHGGSGGDLPSPSHGGTTLPSPSHGGSGSTPTSPSTGGSPSHGGSGSSPTAPSTGGGYGGSPSHGGGAYGGSPSTPGSGGAYGGGSPSPAHGGGAYGSSPTPAYGDAPSHGGIGTSSPTPFDPHSFGSLPGSCDYWRSHPMEIWSAIGGRFPGTSSSMGTMGHFFGAAGRVGGTDVSIQDALANTRSDGAGALLREGAAALLNSMTRSGFPYTTEQVRDTFAAAAAAAAGGSDGAAAAQAAAFRMANEGKA, from the exons ATGGAGGCGCGGAGGACGGGCAGAGATCTCCTCGCGAGCTTCGTGCTCGCGGCGTTGGCCGCGCAGGCATTCGTGGCCGTGGTGGAGTCCAGGGCCAGCCCCGCGGAGAAGGCTAGCCAAG GCGACGACGTGAAGAAGCCGGACTGCGTGCCGGGGATGGACCCGCGCTCGTTCCCGGGAATCGGCAGCGGCAGCCACGGCGGCGGCATCACTCCCGTGACGCCGTCGCACTCGCACGGAGGCTCCACCGGGACGCCGtcccacggcggcggcggcggcggtggggaCTTGCCGTCGCCGTCGCACGGAGGGACAACACTGCCTTCCCCGTCCCACGGCGGCAGCGGTGGGGACTTGCCATCGCCGTCTCACGGAGGGACAACGCTGCCTTCCCCGTCCCACGGCGGCTCCGGGTCcacgccgacgtcgccctccacCGGCGGCTCCCCGTCTCACGGCGGCTCCGGGTCCTCGCCGACAGCCCCGTCCACCGGTGGCGGCTACGGTGGCTCCCCGTCCCACGGCGGCGGCGCGTACGGTGGGTCTCCGTCCACTCCCGGCAGCGGTGGCGCCTACGGAGGCGGGTCTCCCTCGCCGGCCCATGGTGGCGGCGCCTACGGGAGCTCCCCGACGCCGGCGTACGGCGACGCCCCCTCGCACGGCGGCATAGGGACCTCGTCGCCGACGCCGTTCGACCCCCACAGCTTCGGCTCTCTCCCGGGCTCCTGCGA CTACTGGAGGTCGCACCCGATGGAGATCTGGTCGGCGATCGGCGGGCGGTTCCCGGGCACGTCGTCGTCGATGGGGACGATGGGCCACTTCTTCGGCGCGGCTGGCAGGGTAGGCGGGACGGACGTGAGCATCCAGGACGCGCTGGCGAACACGCGGTCGGACGGCGCGGGCGCGCTGCTGCGCGAGGGCGCCGCCGCGCTGCTCAACTCCATGACCCGTTCGGGCTTCCCCTACACGACGGAGCAGGTGCGCGACACGttcgccgcggcggcggcggcggcggcgggcgggtcCGACGGCGCGGCCGCGGCGCAGGCGGCCGCCTTCAGGATGGCCAACGAGGGGAAGGCGTAG